A single Natrinema pellirubrum DSM 15624 DNA region contains:
- a CDS encoding acetoacetate decarboxylase family protein yields MTDHDFPADPLEGTAVSPPQLIKNARMLIVGYEADPEVLAAALPPGLEPHPNGLVQMNMYRVPSAEQTAHLDPYTLTYLTVEIADHDSRAVSAAQGELPIPGRFWVGYWTDSPQLQAYTRESAGIPTRPGSCTWEEDGDELVSTLSVDGEPVIEAEASVGDDQIDTLTGHLHYYAHRQLPDPTGSRAQISELLEFPIPFVSELYEADVDRIDFDFPAESGFQRFAPVDPLSTPSVLHGTVTFTYPQGRRLRDYLAEEP; encoded by the coding sequence ATGACTGACCACGACTTCCCCGCCGATCCCCTTGAGGGAACGGCCGTGTCGCCGCCACAGCTCATCAAGAACGCGCGGATGCTCATCGTCGGCTACGAGGCCGACCCCGAGGTCCTCGCGGCGGCGCTGCCGCCCGGCCTCGAGCCGCACCCGAACGGGCTCGTCCAGATGAACATGTATCGCGTGCCGTCGGCCGAGCAGACGGCGCACCTCGATCCGTACACCCTGACCTATCTGACGGTCGAAATTGCCGATCACGATAGCCGCGCGGTCAGTGCCGCGCAGGGCGAACTACCGATTCCTGGCCGGTTTTGGGTGGGCTACTGGACCGATTCGCCCCAGCTGCAGGCGTATACCCGCGAAAGCGCCGGCATCCCGACCCGTCCCGGCTCGTGTACCTGGGAGGAGGACGGCGACGAACTCGTCTCGACGCTCTCGGTCGACGGCGAGCCAGTCATCGAAGCCGAAGCGAGCGTCGGTGACGATCAAATCGACACGCTCACCGGCCACCTCCACTACTACGCCCACCGGCAGCTTCCGGACCCGACGGGGAGCCGCGCACAGATCAGCGAACTCCTCGAGTTCCCGATCCCCTTCGTCAGCGAACTGTACGAGGCCGACGTCGATCGCATCGACTTCGATTTTCCCGCGGAGTCGGGGTTCCAGCGGTTCGCTCCCGTCGACCCCCTCTCGACGCCGTCGGTCCTCCACGGGACGGTCACGTTCACCTACCCGCAGGGCCGCCGGCTCCGTGATTACCTCGCCGAAGAGCCGTAG
- a CDS encoding alpha/beta fold hydrolase: protein MAPTELASEEWWQEYRDVVNADPEMAQHGRDAFDENFVIGIGDDHFLLEMRDGEVRDVRAPGLDDAWSFGVVGPREAWDEFVSEIPAAHHNEVFASFYRTAVKGEEGYFDLIGNHKTIFQNFRSVQRALELMRTAHNGGEPPTVGTHRPEEPTDEPITGRYVTVDLDGVDHRIYYEAAGPEDGIPLLCQHTAGCNNQQWRHVLNDPEITDHFRVIAYDLPRHGKSVPPSSESWWTDQYDLTAERFTDTIVAIVDALELEDPVFIGSSMGGTITLELADWYPERFRALIGLEAGLVTPGFYIQWLDHPHVNANDVNSHATWGLMAPHGPEWARRETLYLYEQGANGVLKGDLHYYSMDHDYSESADEIEATQVRMYLMNGEYDYLTNPDDAREAADAIGEGATAHEMKATGHFPMSERPVLFRAYLKPVLDDIRGVRDEPVPEVFAPDDVDVDANR, encoded by the coding sequence ATGGCACCGACCGAACTGGCCAGCGAGGAGTGGTGGCAGGAGTATCGAGACGTCGTAAACGCGGACCCGGAGATGGCCCAGCACGGCCGCGACGCCTTCGACGAGAACTTCGTTATCGGCATCGGCGACGACCACTTCCTGTTGGAGATGCGGGACGGCGAGGTGCGGGACGTCCGGGCGCCAGGGCTGGACGACGCGTGGTCGTTCGGCGTCGTCGGGCCGCGCGAGGCCTGGGACGAGTTCGTCAGCGAGATTCCGGCGGCCCACCACAACGAGGTGTTCGCCTCCTTCTACCGGACCGCGGTCAAGGGCGAGGAGGGGTACTTCGATCTGATCGGCAACCACAAGACCATCTTCCAGAACTTCCGATCGGTCCAGCGCGCGCTCGAGTTGATGCGGACGGCACACAACGGCGGCGAACCGCCCACTGTGGGGACGCACCGACCGGAAGAGCCGACGGACGAGCCCATTACGGGCCGGTACGTTACCGTCGACCTCGACGGCGTCGACCACCGTATCTACTACGAGGCCGCCGGGCCGGAGGACGGCATCCCCCTGCTCTGTCAGCACACGGCCGGCTGTAACAACCAGCAGTGGCGCCACGTCCTGAACGATCCGGAGATCACCGACCACTTCCGGGTGATCGCGTACGACCTGCCGCGCCACGGGAAGTCGGTCCCGCCGTCGAGCGAATCGTGGTGGACCGACCAGTACGACCTCACCGCCGAGCGGTTCACCGATACCATCGTCGCTATCGTCGACGCGCTCGAACTCGAGGACCCGGTCTTCATCGGCTCGAGCATGGGCGGGACGATCACACTCGAACTCGCGGACTGGTACCCCGAGCGGTTCCGGGCGCTGATCGGCCTCGAGGCGGGGCTGGTCACGCCCGGCTTCTACATCCAGTGGCTCGATCATCCACACGTCAACGCGAACGACGTCAACTCCCACGCGACGTGGGGGCTGATGGCGCCACACGGCCCCGAGTGGGCGCGCCGTGAGACGCTCTATCTGTACGAACAGGGTGCCAACGGCGTCCTCAAAGGCGACCTCCACTACTACTCGATGGACCACGACTACAGCGAATCCGCCGACGAGATCGAGGCCACGCAGGTCCGAATGTACCTCATGAACGGCGAGTACGATTACCTGACCAATCCCGACGACGCCCGCGAGGCCGCCGACGCCATCGGCGAGGGAGCGACCGCCCACGAGATGAAAGCGACCGGTCACTTCCCGATGAGCGAGCGCCCGGTGCTGTTTCGGGCCTATCTCAAGCCAGTTCTCGACGACATCCGCGGCGTCAGAGACGAACCGGTTCCCGAGGTCTTCGCACCCGACGACGTCGACGTCGACGCCAACAGGTGA
- a CDS encoding DUF7529 family protein, with translation MHDDIGAADPGSFRRRDPQGVQTEAWKQTLEDTEAIAQERRDEGWDVVTVMAAHTDTVSRDMGEDDRFGLMHVIPNNYVETVTDTFDSDEFTEYLVYGTEIDGFMFVVTELIDPETERSMLIPSRYDIARADGMITAAEDEDALYTHFKTIDGTILGTFEHDEYDPFIAGNA, from the coding sequence ATGCACGACGATATCGGCGCTGCCGATCCCGGTTCGTTCCGACGTCGGGATCCACAGGGTGTCCAGACGGAAGCCTGGAAACAGACGCTCGAGGATACGGAAGCGATCGCCCAGGAGCGTCGCGACGAGGGCTGGGATGTCGTCACCGTCATGGCCGCACACACCGACACGGTAAGCCGAGACATGGGTGAAGACGATCGATTCGGACTCATGCACGTGATTCCGAACAACTACGTCGAGACCGTTACCGATACCTTCGACAGCGACGAGTTCACCGAGTATCTGGTGTATGGCACCGAGATAGACGGGTTCATGTTCGTCGTCACGGAACTGATCGACCCGGAAACCGAGCGATCGATGCTGATCCCCAGTCGATACGACATCGCGCGCGCCGACGGCATGATCACGGCCGCCGAGGACGAAGATGCCCTCTATACCCACTTCAAGACGATCGACGGGACGATCCTCGGAACGTTCGAACACGACGAGTACGACCCCTTCATCGCCGGCAACGCATAA
- a CDS encoding DUF7555 family protein — translation MPPSDGFGDRLRVFGRVGLDAMTYAIAVAALTGIGALIIGVATGGGVVRAKALLFVAGWLLLAYATVRLWPTSPDDVGPPSNRGVAGAIPVAHDSTRFQSLVRSLPPLRWIQLPPPEKRLTPPGKLLLGSLLVLLLSFLMETAFGVG, via the coding sequence ATGCCACCGAGCGACGGGTTCGGTGACCGACTCCGGGTGTTCGGGCGCGTCGGACTGGACGCGATGACGTACGCGATCGCCGTCGCGGCACTCACCGGTATCGGTGCCCTGATCATCGGCGTCGCGACCGGTGGCGGAGTCGTCCGTGCGAAGGCCCTGCTGTTCGTCGCCGGATGGCTCCTCCTCGCGTACGCGACGGTCCGGCTGTGGCCGACGTCTCCCGACGACGTGGGACCGCCATCGAACCGTGGCGTCGCCGGAGCGATACCGGTTGCCCACGATTCGACGCGGTTTCAGTCGCTCGTCCGGTCGCTGCCGCCGCTTCGGTGGATCCAACTGCCGCCGCCGGAAAAGCGACTCACGCCGCCGGGGAAACTCCTGCTCGGCAGTCTCCTGGTGCTGTTGCTGTCGTTTCTCATGGAGACCGCATTCGGGGTCGGCTGA
- a CDS encoding ABC transporter ATP-binding protein, with the protein MSHELSQEPIATETDVPTDSDGDVMIEVEGLKTYYEDGGLLGGTPVKAVDGVSFDIHRGETLGLVGESGCGKTTLGRTLLQLEDATDGEVRFDGVDITTLEGDDLHEWRRNAQMVFQDPESSLNDRMTIGEIVREPLDVHEWETPQARRQRVKELLDTVGLQREHYYRYPHQFSGGQRQRISIARTLALEPDFVVLDEPVSALDVSVQAEIINLLEDLQDEFGLTYLFIAHDLSVVHHLCDRVAVMYLGNVMEIGPTEELFTDPSNPYTHALLSAIPEPDPTVERDRITLHGTPPNPRYPPAGCPFSTRCPARIRPAEYQDLDDELWNRLNTLRELLSERQRADRSVRDRLRAAVGKDTRFGTVEETYDELFGDLEVPARVQSVLDEIATLARDHNESEAIAVFNEAFGSVCDDEPPAYHDMGDGGHQSYCHRHTDEYRSPDAVIENRHG; encoded by the coding sequence ATGAGTCACGAACTGAGCCAGGAGCCGATAGCGACCGAGACCGACGTACCGACCGACAGCGACGGCGACGTGATGATCGAAGTCGAGGGGCTAAAGACCTACTACGAGGACGGCGGCCTCCTCGGTGGAACGCCCGTCAAGGCCGTCGACGGTGTCTCGTTCGATATTCACCGTGGCGAGACGCTCGGCCTCGTCGGCGAGTCCGGCTGTGGCAAGACGACGCTGGGGCGAACGCTCCTGCAACTCGAGGACGCGACCGACGGCGAGGTCCGGTTCGACGGCGTCGATATCACGACCCTCGAGGGCGACGACCTCCACGAGTGGCGACGAAACGCCCAGATGGTGTTTCAGGACCCCGAATCGAGCCTCAACGACCGAATGACGATCGGCGAAATCGTCCGTGAACCGCTGGACGTTCACGAGTGGGAGACGCCGCAAGCGCGACGCCAGCGCGTCAAAGAGTTGCTCGATACCGTCGGTCTCCAGCGCGAACACTACTACCGCTATCCCCACCAGTTCTCCGGCGGCCAGCGCCAGCGGATCAGTATCGCCCGTACCTTGGCGCTCGAGCCGGACTTCGTCGTCCTCGACGAACCGGTCTCGGCGCTCGACGTCTCCGTGCAGGCCGAAATCATCAACCTGCTCGAGGACCTCCAAGACGAGTTCGGGCTGACCTACCTGTTTATCGCACACGACCTCTCCGTCGTCCACCACCTCTGTGACCGGGTCGCAGTGATGTATCTCGGGAACGTCATGGAGATCGGGCCGACCGAGGAACTGTTCACCGATCCGTCGAATCCGTATACGCACGCGTTGCTGTCGGCGATTCCGGAGCCAGATCCGACAGTCGAACGCGACCGAATCACGCTCCACGGGACGCCGCCGAACCCGCGGTACCCGCCCGCCGGCTGCCCGTTCAGTACGCGCTGTCCGGCACGAATCCGTCCGGCGGAGTATCAGGACCTCGACGACGAACTCTGGAATCGACTCAATACGCTTCGTGAACTGCTCAGCGAGCGCCAGCGCGCGGACCGCTCGGTTCGCGATCGACTCCGCGCGGCAGTCGGGAAAGACACGCGCTTCGGGACGGTCGAGGAGACCTACGACGAACTGTTCGGGGACCTGGAGGTGCCCGCGCGCGTTCAGTCGGTGCTGGACGAAATCGCGACTCTCGCTCGAGACCACAACGAGAGCGAGGCGATCGCCGTCTTCAACGAGGCGTTTGGCAGCGTCTGTGACGACGAACCGCCGGCGTATCACGACATGGGCGATGGCGGCCACCAGAGCTACTGTCACCGGCACACCGACGAGTATCGATCTCCGGATGCCGTCATCGAGAACCGCCACGGGTGA